One window of Neptuniibacter halophilus genomic DNA carries:
- a CDS encoding AzlD domain-containing protein, with the protein MLFWLLMLGMAALVFASRYLFLEPRLPLKLNEEVLRLLSYSAPAVLAAVIAPLVFVHQEQVDISTDNPYLLGAVAAIGLMLITRNTLLTATLSMGLFLWIS; encoded by the coding sequence ATGCTGTTCTGGTTACTCATGCTCGGGATGGCCGCACTGGTATTCGCCAGCCGCTACCTGTTTCTGGAGCCCCGACTGCCACTGAAACTCAACGAGGAGGTGTTACGCCTGCTGAGTTATTCAGCCCCCGCGGTACTCGCGGCCGTGATTGCGCCGCTGGTATTTGTGCATCAGGAGCAGGTTGATATTTCGACAGACAACCCTTACCTGCTGGGGGCAGTAGCCGCGATTGGTCTGATGCTGATCACGCGGAATACACTGCTGACCGCGACCCTGAGCATGGGCCTGTTTTTATGGATCAGCTAA
- a CDS encoding D-hexose-6-phosphate mutarotase, with amino-acid sequence MPLAEKIQALYARFGAEKGITIELHKQLIAVSVRNEAAAATLFLQGAQLAEYCRLGEKPLLWLSDHCDYQAATALRGGVPVCWPWFGDPLRNPLRLQQQLGESDLPMHGLVREREWQLVAISQPDSETTWLTLELDFAAEPAWPYPARLQLEVCIGPRLEYRFSVTNTGKQAFCYTTALHTYFNLSRLESVEVRGLEGQPYLDTLDDWQQHCSVTPLRINAEVDRVYTSLPGRVEICDQGYNRRIGLQAEGAPDMVVWNPWIDKSRRLSHFGEQDYQRMLCLETACLLDNMICLEPEQSHCLRLQIDSLPQD; translated from the coding sequence ATGCCATTGGCCGAAAAGATTCAGGCGCTGTATGCCAGATTTGGCGCTGAAAAAGGCATCACCATAGAACTGCATAAACAGTTGATTGCCGTATCGGTACGGAATGAAGCTGCGGCTGCCACCCTGTTTTTGCAGGGCGCACAGTTGGCCGAATACTGCCGGCTGGGAGAGAAACCGCTGCTCTGGTTGAGTGATCATTGTGATTATCAGGCCGCTACAGCACTACGTGGCGGTGTTCCTGTGTGCTGGCCCTGGTTCGGTGATCCGCTACGCAACCCCCTGCGTCTGCAGCAGCAGTTGGGGGAAAGCGACTTGCCTATGCATGGTCTGGTTCGTGAGCGGGAATGGCAACTGGTGGCCATCAGTCAGCCCGACAGCGAAACAACCTGGTTGACGCTGGAGCTGGATTTCGCGGCTGAACCCGCCTGGCCTTATCCGGCGCGGTTGCAGTTGGAGGTGTGCATCGGTCCCCGGCTTGAGTACCGGTTCAGTGTCACTAATACCGGTAAGCAGGCATTCTGCTACACCACCGCACTGCATACCTACTTTAACCTCAGTCGTCTTGAGTCCGTTGAGGTCAGGGGCCTTGAGGGACAGCCTTACCTGGATACACTGGATGACTGGCAACAGCATTGCAGTGTGACCCCCCTGCGGATCAACGCAGAGGTGGATCGGGTATACACCAGTCTGCCCGGCAGGGTCGAGATCTGCGATCAGGGTTACAATCGACGGATAGGCCTGCAGGCCGAAGGGGCTCCGGACATGGTGGTCTGGAATCCCTGGATCGATAAATCACGTCGCCTGAGCCATTTCGGCGAACAGGATTACCAACGCATGCTCTGTCTGGAAACGGCGTGCTTGCTGGACAATATGATCTGCCTTGAGCCGGAGCAATCTCACTGCCTGCGGTTACAGATTGATTCGTTGCCACAGGATTAG